A portion of the Bdellovibrio bacteriovorus genome contains these proteins:
- a CDS encoding TorF family putative porin codes for MKKFLVATLLMVSTNVYAQTSATVTAASNYIWRGLSFSSLGLEAAKGAPVIQGSFDYAHSSGLGLSMFVGGSDTTNFDLSTPTSVVVERDNEFDPTVSYTYAITEDFKVIAAVTGYLYVKNSSNNSTDYQLSFAWKQFRLDGSYMDNYFGTKSSDTYVRLSMRQPVDEKLGFVLAVGSTTFGDDAKVGFKNYVDYKAGLSYTMGTTVAEAAYTATDRDEDLLGNKLNDKAATISIATTFQ; via the coding sequence GCGACGGTCACTGCGGCGTCTAACTATATCTGGCGGGGATTGTCGTTCTCGTCATTGGGTTTAGAAGCAGCAAAAGGGGCGCCGGTAATTCAAGGTTCTTTTGACTATGCTCACAGCTCTGGCTTGGGTTTAAGCATGTTTGTTGGTGGTTCTGACACGACAAACTTTGATCTTTCAACACCGACATCTGTGGTGGTTGAACGTGATAATGAATTTGATCCGACCGTTTCTTACACTTACGCGATCACTGAAGATTTCAAAGTTATTGCAGCAGTAACGGGTTACCTTTATGTAAAAAACTCAAGCAACAACAGCACGGACTATCAATTGTCTTTTGCTTGGAAGCAATTCCGTCTTGATGGTTCTTACATGGACAACTATTTTGGGACAAAATCTTCGGACACTTATGTTCGTTTGAGCATGCGTCAACCGGTTGATGAAAAATTGGGTTTTGTTCTTGCTGTTGGTAGCACGACATTCGGTGATGATGCCAAAGTTGGTTTCAAGAACTATGTAGACTATAAAGCGGGTCTTTCTTACACAATGGGCACTACGGTGGCGGAAGCGGCTTACACTGCGACAGACCGCGATGAAGATTTATTGGGTAATAAATTGAACGACAAAGCGGCTACTATCAGCATTGCAACTACGTTCCAATAG